The Variovorax paradoxus genome window below encodes:
- a CDS encoding cyclase family protein gives MERLSMSRWIRKIGAAASLWGALGATLALAGPVVGKSPWGPNDERGRLNLMTAATQAGILSRAEGSRVYDLSVEYFVGMPSWHGLGDPRYQIWMTHTPHGTVVDDPMGVGHTQNKHVSYTGAAISMYTHMGTHIDALNHFGLDGKIWNGFDAREHLGDRGWKKTGAETIPPIVARGVLIDVASAKGVEMLAPGYRVTRADLQQTLERQRVKLETGDVVLIRTGRMKLYEKADAYMDSPPGMSVDAARFLVESGGAMVVGADNLSFETFPPDADDNYVPVHTYLLAQQGTPIIELVNLEALARDRVYEFAFIGASLKLRGGDAAPIRPIAMPLRR, from the coding sequence ATGGAGCGACTTTCAATGTCTCGATGGATACGCAAGATCGGCGCCGCGGCGTCACTGTGGGGCGCGCTGGGCGCGACCCTCGCCCTGGCGGGGCCCGTGGTGGGCAAGAGCCCGTGGGGACCGAACGACGAGCGCGGCCGGCTGAACCTCATGACCGCGGCGACGCAGGCCGGCATCCTGTCGCGCGCGGAGGGCTCGCGCGTGTACGACCTGTCGGTGGAGTACTTCGTCGGCATGCCGAGCTGGCACGGCCTGGGCGATCCGCGCTACCAGATCTGGATGACGCACACGCCGCACGGCACCGTGGTCGACGATCCGATGGGGGTCGGCCACACGCAGAACAAGCACGTGAGCTACACCGGCGCCGCGATCTCCATGTACACCCACATGGGCACGCACATCGATGCGCTCAACCACTTCGGCCTCGACGGCAAGATCTGGAACGGCTTCGACGCACGCGAGCACCTCGGCGACCGCGGCTGGAAGAAGACCGGCGCGGAGACCATCCCGCCGATCGTCGCGCGCGGCGTGCTGATCGACGTGGCCAGCGCCAAGGGCGTGGAGATGCTCGCGCCGGGCTATCGCGTCACGCGGGCCGACCTGCAGCAGACGCTCGAGCGGCAGCGCGTGAAGCTGGAGACCGGCGACGTGGTGCTGATCCGCACCGGCCGCATGAAGCTTTACGAGAAGGCCGACGCCTACATGGATTCGCCGCCGGGCATGAGCGTGGATGCCGCGCGCTTCCTCGTGGAATCGGGCGGCGCCATGGTCGTGGGCGCCGACAACCTGAGCTTCGAGACCTTCCCGCCCGACGCCGACGATAACTACGTGCCGGTCCACACCTATCTGCTCGCGCAGCAGGGCACGCCGATCATCGAGCTGGTCAACCTGGAGGCACTCGCCAGGGACCGCGTCTACGAGTTCGCATTCATCGGTGCCTCGCTCAAGCTGCGCGGGGGCGACGCCGCGCCGATCCGCCCGATCGCCATGCCGCTGCGGCGCTGA
- a CDS encoding MFS transporter: MHRKIAWRLVPFLVFLFLLAWIDRVNVGFAKLQMLQDLQFSEAVYGLGAGIFFIGYFLFEVPSNLLLQRIGARKTLARITILWGLTSMAMIYVETPTSFYVLRFLLGAFEAGFFPGVMLYLTYWVPAHRRGKINGFFMTSFAIAGVIGGPLAGWIMSGMDGVAPLRSWQWLFLLEGIPSVLAGFAVLAWLPDRPQSARWLTEAEKAALAAELQKENVDAAKQSSFALALRNPALWLCTAAYFCIVSGNATIAFWTPSIVKELGVKGTLNIGLLSAVPFILGTVAMVLNGMHSDASGERRRHCAFATLVAGIGLVATGLLIDRPVLAMAALSFATIGILAAFPVFWSIPASFLTGTAAAGGIAFINSVGNLAGFAAPFTMGWFKTSTGSVATGLYAVAGLEIVATLVLLYAMRNRAR, encoded by the coding sequence ATGCACCGCAAGATCGCGTGGCGGCTGGTGCCTTTCCTGGTCTTCCTGTTCCTGCTGGCGTGGATCGATCGCGTCAACGTGGGCTTCGCGAAACTCCAGATGCTGCAGGACCTGCAGTTCAGCGAAGCGGTCTACGGACTGGGCGCGGGCATCTTCTTCATCGGCTACTTCCTGTTCGAGGTGCCGAGCAACCTGCTGCTGCAGAGGATCGGCGCGCGCAAGACGCTCGCGCGCATCACGATCCTCTGGGGCCTGACCTCGATGGCGATGATCTACGTGGAGACGCCGACCTCCTTCTACGTGCTTCGCTTCCTGCTCGGCGCCTTCGAGGCTGGCTTCTTCCCGGGCGTGATGCTCTACCTCACGTACTGGGTGCCGGCGCATCGCCGCGGCAAGATCAACGGCTTCTTCATGACCTCGTTCGCCATCGCCGGCGTGATCGGCGGCCCGCTCGCGGGCTGGATCATGAGCGGCATGGACGGGGTCGCGCCGCTGCGCAGCTGGCAATGGCTCTTCCTGCTCGAGGGCATTCCCTCGGTTCTCGCGGGCTTCGCGGTGCTCGCCTGGCTGCCCGATCGGCCGCAGTCGGCACGCTGGCTGACCGAGGCCGAGAAGGCCGCGCTCGCTGCCGAGCTGCAGAAGGAGAACGTCGATGCCGCCAAGCAGTCGAGCTTCGCGCTGGCGCTGCGCAACCCGGCGCTGTGGCTGTGCACCGCGGCCTATTTCTGCATCGTGAGCGGCAACGCCACCATCGCGTTCTGGACACCCTCGATCGTCAAGGAGCTCGGCGTGAAGGGCACCTTGAACATCGGCCTGCTGTCGGCGGTTCCGTTCATCCTCGGCACGGTCGCGATGGTGCTCAACGGCATGCACTCGGACGCCTCGGGCGAGCGCCGGCGGCACTGCGCCTTCGCGACGCTGGTCGCGGGCATCGGCCTCGTGGCGACCGGCCTGCTCATCGATCGCCCGGTGCTCGCCATGGCCGCGCTGAGCTTCGCGACCATCGGCATCCTGGCGGCCTTTCCCGTCTTCTGGTCGATCCCGGCCTCCTTCCTGACGGGCACCGCCGCGGCGGGCGGCATTGCCTTCATCAACTCGGTCGGCAACCTGGCGGGTTTCGCGGCCCCCTTCACGATGGGCTGGTTCAAGACCTCCACGGGCAGCGTGGCCACCGGTCTCTACGCTGTCGCGGGACTCGAGATCGTCGCGACGCTGGTGCTGCTCTACGCGATGCGCAACCGGGCGCGCTAG